From Halotia branconii CENA392, the proteins below share one genomic window:
- the ureC gene encoding urease subunit alpha — MPYRMDGRAYAETYGPTVGDRVRLADTELFIEVEQDFTTYGDEVKFGGGKVIRDGMGQSPISNADGAVDLVITNALILDWWGIVKADIGIKDGKIFKIGKAGNPYIQDNVDIIIGPGTEALAGEGMILTAGGIDSHIHFICPQQIEVAIASGITTMIGGGTGPATGTNATTCTPGPWNIYRMLQAADAFPVNLGFLGKGNTSQPQGLVEQVQAGAMGLKLHEDWGTTPATIDTCLSVADEYDVQVAIHTDTLNEAGFVEDTIAAFKDRAIHTYHTEGAGGGHAPDIIKVCSQINVLPSSTNPTRPYTVNTLEEHLDMLMVCHHLDSGIPEDVAFAESRIRRETIAAEDILHDLGAFSMIASDSQAMGRVGEVIIRTWQTSHKMKVQRGTLNPQGTEQKADNFRAKRYVAKYTINPAITHGIAQYVGSVEEGKLADLCLWQPAFFGVKPEIVIKGGMIAWSQMGDANASIPTPQPVYMRPMFGSFAGARHATSLTFVSQTALERDMPTQLGLKKSAVAVSGIRQLSKQNMKLNDALPEIEVDPETYEVRADGELLICEPATVLPMAQRYFLF, encoded by the coding sequence ATGCCTTACAGAATGGATGGCCGTGCCTACGCCGAAACTTATGGCCCAACAGTAGGCGATCGCGTCCGACTTGCTGATACAGAATTATTTATTGAAGTTGAACAAGACTTTACAACTTACGGTGATGAAGTTAAATTTGGCGGCGGTAAAGTTATTAGGGATGGGATGGGACAATCACCTATTTCTAATGCCGATGGTGCGGTAGATTTAGTCATTACTAATGCTTTGATTCTCGATTGGTGGGGTATTGTCAAAGCAGATATTGGTATAAAAGATGGCAAGATTTTTAAAATTGGTAAAGCTGGAAATCCTTATATTCAAGATAATGTAGATATTATTATTGGCCCTGGAACCGAAGCTTTAGCTGGAGAAGGCATGATTCTTACAGCCGGCGGAATTGATAGTCACATTCATTTTATTTGCCCCCAACAAATTGAAGTGGCGATCGCTTCTGGTATTACTACAATGATTGGCGGTGGTACTGGCCCTGCTACAGGTACGAATGCCACTACTTGTACCCCAGGCCCTTGGAATATTTACCGGATGCTACAAGCGGCTGATGCTTTTCCTGTGAATTTAGGATTTTTGGGCAAAGGCAATACCAGCCAACCCCAAGGACTTGTGGAACAAGTGCAAGCTGGGGCAATGGGTTTAAAATTGCATGAAGACTGGGGAACTACACCCGCAACAATTGATACTTGTCTTAGTGTTGCCGATGAGTATGATGTACAAGTGGCAATCCATACCGACACCCTAAACGAAGCTGGATTTGTGGAAGATACGATCGCTGCTTTCAAAGATCGTGCTATCCATACTTACCATACTGAAGGTGCAGGCGGTGGACACGCGCCGGATATTATCAAAGTTTGCAGCCAAATTAACGTTCTACCATCTTCCACTAACCCCACACGTCCTTATACTGTCAACACTTTAGAAGAACACCTGGATATGCTGATGGTATGCCATCACCTCGATTCGGGGATTCCTGAAGATGTCGCCTTTGCCGAATCCCGTATCCGCCGAGAAACTATCGCTGCTGAAGATATTTTGCACGACTTAGGAGCATTTAGCATGATTGCTTCTGATTCTCAAGCGATGGGACGAGTCGGTGAGGTAATAATTCGCACCTGGCAGACATCCCACAAAATGAAGGTGCAACGAGGAACACTTAACCCACAAGGAACTGAGCAAAAAGCAGACAATTTTCGAGCCAAAAGATATGTTGCTAAATATACTATTAATCCGGCAATTACTCATGGAATTGCTCAATATGTAGGTTCAGTAGAAGAAGGCAAACTTGCAGATTTGTGTTTATGGCAGCCGGCGTTTTTTGGCGTGAAACCAGAGATAGTAATTAAAGGCGGCATGATTGCATGGTCACAAATGGGCGATGCTAACGCTAGTATTCCCACACCGCAACCTGTGTATATGCGTCCGATGTTCGGCAGTTTTGCTGGGGCGCGTCACGCCACATCCTTAACTTTTGTTTCCCAAACAGCTTTAGAAAGGGACATGCCTACCCAATTGGGTTTAAAAAAGTCAGCAGTTGCGGTTTCCGGAATACGTCAATTGAGTAAACAAAATATGAAGCTAAATGATGCTTTACCTGAGATTGAAGTTGATCCCGAAACTTACGAAGTGAGGGCAGATGGTGAGTTGCTAATTTGTGAACCCGCAACAGTTTTACCAATGGCGCAAAGGTACTTCTTGTTTTAA
- a CDS encoding tellurite resistance TerB family protein — protein MNLLNTVLGIENPAPALLSPAEAFAAITLATTASDGYLSNEQALCISSVLYRINLFKSYTDELMNGLFDKILGILRQDGFNSLFNAAKESLSQDLREAAFAVATDLILAEGVVTEDEKNFLIDLSQALSISSEIAIQIMQVMMIKNQG, from the coding sequence ATGAATTTATTAAACACAGTCCTGGGCATAGAAAACCCTGCCCCAGCACTCCTCAGTCCGGCGGAAGCTTTTGCAGCTATCACTTTGGCAACAACAGCTTCAGATGGTTATCTTTCCAATGAGCAAGCGCTTTGTATATCCTCTGTGCTTTATCGGATTAATCTTTTTAAAAGTTATACCGATGAGCTTATGAATGGGTTATTTGATAAAATCCTAGGTATTCTAAGGCAAGACGGTTTTAATTCCTTATTTAACGCAGCTAAAGAGTCTTTATCTCAAGACTTACGGGAAGCAGCTTTTGCTGTAGCCACCGACTTGATTTTAGCTGAAGGTGTTGTCACCGAAGACGAAAAAAATTTTTTAATTGATTTATCTCAAGCTTTAAGCATTTCCTCTGAAATAGCCATCCAAATCATGCAAGTGATGATGATCAAAAATCAGGGATAG
- a CDS encoding UDP-N-acetylmuramoyl-tripeptide--D-alanyl-D-alanine ligase, with protein MPWSASIPQLIEVLLSHPVNLSEAALAQVSSGIQTDSRLLKPGEVFLALRGEKFDGHEFVPTAIAKGAIAAIVDFAYENPGLPVLQVENTLKAYQQIGRWWRDRFHIPVIGVTGSVGKTTTKELIAAVLATQGSVHKTYGNFNNEIGVPKTLLELDAEDDFAVIEMAMRGRGQIAELTHIANPTIGLITNVGTAHIELLGSEVAIAEAKCELLAEMSKDSVAILNYDNSLLMTTAKKVWSGEVLTYGLSGGDIQGQLSDSETIEVGGMQLPLPLPGRHNAANFLAALAVAKVLGIDWSSLKDNVKVDMPTGRSQRFTLPNDVLILDETYNAAPEAMLAALQLLADTPGKRKIAVLGAMKELGERSLQLHQQVGEAVRNLQLDGLLVLVDGQDAEAIAKSAGSIPSECFATHGELIARLKTYVQTGDRLLFKAAHSVGLDRVVNQFRSEFP; from the coding sequence ATGCCTTGGTCTGCTTCCATACCCCAACTAATTGAAGTTCTTTTATCCCATCCTGTAAACTTATCTGAAGCTGCTTTAGCACAAGTAAGTAGTGGTATCCAAACAGACAGCCGCCTTCTCAAGCCAGGTGAAGTGTTTCTAGCTTTGCGGGGTGAAAAGTTTGATGGTCACGAGTTTGTGCCTACAGCGATCGCTAAGGGTGCTATAGCTGCAATTGTCGATTTTGCCTACGAAAATCCAGGATTACCTGTATTGCAAGTAGAAAACACCTTAAAGGCATATCAACAAATCGGCAGATGGTGGCGCGATCGCTTTCATATTCCTGTGATTGGGGTGACAGGTTCTGTAGGCAAAACCACAACCAAAGAACTGATTGCGGCAGTTTTGGCAACGCAAGGATCAGTTCACAAAACTTATGGTAATTTTAACAACGAAATCGGTGTCCCTAAAACACTCCTAGAACTTGATGCCGAAGATGACTTTGCCGTGATTGAAATGGCAATGCGCGGTAGAGGGCAAATTGCCGAACTCACGCACATTGCAAACCCTACCATTGGATTGATTACCAATGTCGGCACGGCGCATATTGAGTTACTGGGTTCTGAAGTGGCGATCGCTGAGGCCAAATGTGAGTTATTAGCCGAAATGTCGAAGGATAGTGTGGCGATTCTCAATTATGACAATTCTTTGTTAATGACCACCGCCAAGAAAGTTTGGTCAGGAGAAGTTTTGACTTATGGTCTTTCTGGTGGTGATATCCAAGGGCAGTTGAGCGATAGCGAAACTATAGAAGTAGGAGGAATGCAATTGCCTTTACCCCTACCTGGCCGCCACAATGCCGCTAACTTCTTGGCAGCTTTAGCAGTAGCAAAAGTCTTGGGAATTGATTGGTCAAGCCTGAAAGATAATGTAAAAGTGGATATGCCCACGGGGCGATCACAACGGTTTACTTTGCCCAACGATGTATTAATCTTAGATGAGACATATAATGCTGCACCAGAAGCTATGCTTGCAGCTTTACAGTTATTGGCAGACACACCCGGAAAGCGCAAAATAGCCGTGTTAGGTGCAATGAAAGAATTGGGAGAGCGATCGCTCCAACTGCACCAGCAAGTAGGAGAAGCAGTACGAAATTTGCAATTAGATGGTTTATTGGTTTTGGTGGATGGACAAGATGCAGAAGCGATCGCTAAAAGTGCCGGGAGTATTCCATCGGAGTGTTTTGCTACACATGGCGAGTTGATTGCCAGATTGAAGACATACGTACAAACAGGCGATCGTTTATTATTCAAAGCTGCTCATTCAGTGGGGCTGGATCGTGTTGTTAATCAGTTTCGCTCAGAATTTCCTTAA